In Methylomonas sp. ZR1, one DNA window encodes the following:
- the petA gene encoding ubiquinol-cytochrome c reductase iron-sulfur subunit — MNHEGVDHSKRQFLTSALSVVGAVGAGYLAVPFLSQMQPSAKAMAAGAPVDVDISKMEPGQLIRVAWRGKPVWVLNRTPEVISTLATLDSKLADPVSNESMQPENSKNPLRSIKPEIFVAVGLCTHLGCSPTFRPEIAPNDLGPDWKGGFFCPCHGSWFDLAGRVYRGVPAPTNLEIPPYRYETDNLIVVGEDSEADKA, encoded by the coding sequence ATGAACCACGAAGGCGTCGATCATTCCAAACGCCAGTTTCTGACCTCGGCACTGTCGGTGGTTGGTGCAGTGGGTGCCGGCTATTTAGCCGTCCCTTTTCTCTCGCAAATGCAACCTAGCGCCAAGGCCATGGCAGCAGGAGCCCCCGTCGATGTCGATATCAGCAAGATGGAACCCGGCCAGCTAATTCGTGTAGCTTGGCGAGGGAAGCCGGTGTGGGTCTTGAACCGGACGCCGGAGGTTATATCCACTCTGGCGACGCTGGACAGCAAACTGGCTGACCCGGTATCCAACGAATCCATGCAGCCGGAGAACAGCAAAAATCCGCTGCGCTCCATTAAACCGGAAATTTTTGTCGCGGTCGGCCTATGCACGCACTTAGGCTGCTCGCCTACGTTTCGCCCGGAAATTGCCCCTAATGATTTAGGCCCGGACTGGAAAGGTGGTTTCTTTTGCCCGTGTCATGGCTCCTGGTTCGATCTGGCCGGTCGTGTGTATCGTGGCGTTCCCGCCCCTACCAATCTTGAAATACCGCCTTATCGATATGAAACAGACAATCTGATTGTCGTGGGCGAAGACAGCGAGGCAGACAAAGCATGA